GCGTGACCGCGTTCGTGCCGTTGGGACCCTGGACCGGCAAGAACGTCTGCAGCGCGCTGAACGCCGTCGGTTGCCGCCCAGCCGCGCCGTATGCGGCGCGCAGCCGCAGCGCGTTGACGCGATCGCTCCACTTCCAGAACGGCTCGTCGCTCACCACCCACGACGCGCTCGCCTTGGGATACGTGACCCACTTGAAGTCCGAACCGAACGAGCTGTTGTTGTCCACGCGCACGGCACCGACGAGGAACAGACGGTCGCGCCACGCGACCTGCTCTTGCACGTAGCCGCCGATCGTCGTGTTGACGGTCTGCGCCTGCGTGGCGGATGCCGCCGTCGCGGCTGCGCTCACGGTTTCGACGCCGGACGCCGGGAAGCCCTGTCCGCCGAGGAAGCTCTGATTGGCTTCTGAATTGTTGAATTGGCCGCCGACCGACGTCGACGAGACGAGGAAGGAGCTGAGATCGAGCTTTGCGGTGCCCGCGTAATCAGCCGTGATCAGCGTCGTCCGGCGAAGCGTCTGACCGATCCGCCCGCCCGCCGCGGCAGCCGACAGAAACGGTTGCAGCGCCGGTGGCGCGAAGTGTTCGATTGCGCGGTCGTCCTGATCGGTATAGTCGAGCCCCAGCACGGCGCGATGCGTGAACCAGTGGGTGAGCTGATTGTTGACCGTCGTGCTTCCGGTGAAACGGTTGAGCCCCGTGGCGTTGTCGTACAGCGTCTGCGGCACGGCGACCGGGAAACCCGGATAGAAACCCGCGGCCGCCGGGAAGAGCAGCGAATGCCCCGCCATCGCGCCGAGCAACGCCGACGCGCCGACGTCCGCGCCGAGGTGGGTCGACATGTCGATGAAGTTCAGACTCGTCGATACGTCGGTCGACGTGCCGAGGGGCGTGCTCATGTTCAGGTGCGCGTTGAACTCGCGCTGCAGGTTGTTCGGCTCGATGCCGTAGTCGTTCTGGTAGCCGAGCGAGCCGTAATAGCGCAGCTGGTCGATGCCGCCGACGACCGCCGTCGAGTAGTGGCGCTCGAGCCCCGTCTTGAAGATCGGCGTGCCGCTGTCGGACATCGCCTTCACGCCGTTCCAGGGAACGATGTTGCCCGCCTTGTCCTTGTCGTAGTTGGTCGGCACGCGGCCCTCGGCGTCGCGGAAGAACATCGGCCCTTCCGATATCGAGGTGTGGAGCTCCGCGCGTCCCGATGCCCCTTTCTTCGTGATGATCTGGATCACCCCGTTCGCCGCTTCGGTGCCATAGATGGTGGCCGCCGCCGGACCCTTGATGATCTCGATGCTCTCGATGTCCGCCGGGTTGATGTCGTTCATCCGGCTCTCGACCGGATTGCCCTGCGCGCCGAGACCACCGGAGATTCCTGTCGGGCCCAGGTTGGTCGCGTTGTTGACGCGCACACCGTCGATGTAGATCAGCGGATTGTTCGAGAGACCGATGCTACTCGGCCCGCGGATCTGAATCGACGGTCCGGTGCCGATGCGACCGCTGATCGGCTGAATGTCCACGCCGGCGGCGCGCGATCGGAGAAGGTTCGCGAGGTCCGGCGGCGAAGCTTTCAGCACTTCGGTCGACGCGTCAATCGTCGATACGGTGTTCCCGATCGCCTTGCGCTCGGTCTCGCCGGCGGTTCCGGTCACGACGATCTGGTCGAGTGCGACGGCGCTCTGCTGCAACCCGACTTCGTGAGTGACCGTGACGCCGGCGGTGACGTTGACCGTCTGCCGATTCAGCGCGTAACCGAGGCGCAGCACGATGATCGTTCGGGCGCCGGTCGGCACTCCGACGATGCGATAGCGCCCGTCGTCGCCGGTGACCGCGCCGAGCCGCGTTCCTGCCACCTGGAGATTCGCTCCCGCGACCGGCTGGCCGGAGCGCGTGTCGGTCACGCGGCCGGCGACGATGCCGGTTTCTGTCTGTGCGTATACGTCGACCGGCGCACCGACGAATCGCGTCGTCGCGATCGCCAAAGACGCCAGGATCAAGAGCCTGCGACGCAGGCACTGATCAACGAGAGCTCGCATCCGTTCCTCCAGTGATGGTAAGCACGACCGACCACGAATCACGACGAGAACGCCGGCGCTGTATCCCCTTCACGACGCCGCGAACGCGAGCGCCAGAGGAAGTAGACCGGAGTTCCGAGCAAAACCACGACGAGCCCGATTGCCGCCTGGCGCGTTTGGCTGTACAGCGTGTTGCCGACGAGCAGCGCGGCGGCGAGGGCGAAGACGAGAGGTGTCACCGGATAGCCCGGCGTTCGGAATGGCCGCACCGCATCCGGCGCGCGACGTCGAGACGCGAAAACGGCCAGCGCGCCGAGGCCGTAGAAGATCCAGCCGGCGAAGACCACGTAGGTGAGAAGCTGCTCGAACGTGCCAGTGAGCGCGAGGACGATGGACCAGCACGACAACAGCACGATCGCCGATGCCGGGGTCGCGAAGCGCTCGCTGACCCTGGCGAGACGAGCGAAGAACAATCCGTCGCGCGCCATCGCGAAGTAGAGTCGCGGCGCGGTGAGCGTGAGCCCGTTCGTCGCGCTGAAGATCGAGACCAGCGCGAGAATGCTCAGCAGCTTGCCGGAGAACGATCCGAACACGGCGGCGGTGGCGTCGGCGGCGACGTGGCCGCTCTGCGACGCGGCGGCCGGGCCGATCGCCGCGACGTAGCCGACGTTCGCGAGCAAGTAGAGCACGATCAGCGCGAACGTCGCGACGGCGATCGAGCGCGGAAAGACACGCTGCGGATCGCGCGTCTCGCCGGCGGAGAAGGTGACGTACTGCCACCCCTCGTATGCCCAGAGCACGCCGATCATCGCCGCGCCGAACCCCGACATCACCGACGTCGTCAACGCGGGCGGCCAGAGCGACGCCGGCGCGGGCCACGCGTGTCCGGCGACCGCGAGCGCGATGCCGATGACGAGAAGCGCGCCGACTTTGATCGAGGTCGCCGAATTCTCCACCGTCGCGCTGTGCCGTGTGCCGCGGACGTTGATCGCCGCGATCACCACGATCATCAACGTCGACGCGGCCTTCGCGCCGACCGGCGAGAGCGGGACGAGCTGCCCCAGATACGCCGAGAACGCGACGGCCAGCGTCGCCACCGATCCGCTGGCGATGACGAGGAAGCTCGCCCATCCATATAGAAAGGCCGGCAGCGGACCGAACGCGTCGCGAATGTACGCGTACAATCCGCCCGCCTCCGGCGTCATCGCGCCGAGCTCGGCGTAGGTGAGTGCGCCGAGAAACGACACCACGCCGCCGACGATCCAGACGAGCAACGCGACGCCGAGATGTCCCTGCGTTTGTTTGAGCACGACGCCGGGCACGATGAAGATGCCGGATCCGATCACCGTCCCGAGCGTGAGCAGGAGGAGATCCGTGAATCCGAGCGTGCGCCGCAGACCGGCATCGTGAGTCGCGGTCACACGGCCACCAGCGCGTCGCCGGCGCGCACGACTTCGGACCGCACCGTGAGCGATTCGATCATCTCGACGTCGACGTCGACGCCCAGCCCCGGCCGGTCGCGCGGAACCGCCACCATGCCGTTCGCGTCCATCGTCCACTCGGGCGAGACGACGTCGCGCGCCCAGTAGCGCGCGCTCGGACTCAAGTCGCCGGGCAGCGAGAAATTTGGGAGCGACGCCAGCGCGACATTGTACGCGCGCCCGATCCCGCTCTCCAACATGCCGCCGCACCACACCGGCACGTTTGCGCCGCGACAGACGTCGTGAATCGCGATCGACGCCGCGAATCCACCGACGCGTCCCGGCTTGATGTTGATGATCCGTCCGCTGCCGAGCGCGATCATGTCGTGCGCGCGCGTGACGTCGACGATCGACTCGTCGAGGCAGATCGGGGTCGTCATGCGCCGCTGCAACTCGGCGAGTTGCAAGAGAGCGTCGGCGCCGAACGGCTGCTCGAGCATCACGAGGTTGAACGCGTCGAGCGCCGCGAGGTGCGAGGCGTCGTCGATCGAATACGCGGCGTTCGCGTCGACCATCAGATCGACGTCGGCCCCGACGGCGGCGCGCACGGCGTGCACGTACGCCACATCCTGCCCCGGCTGAATCTTGAGCTTGACCTTTCGATAGCCCGCCGAGACAGCGGCCACGGCACGGTCGACGAGCCGGTCGGGCGACGATTGAATACCGAGCGAGATGCCGGTCGGAACGTGGTCGCGCGTGCCGCCGAGCAGCGCCGCCAACGGAACCTGTTCGAGCTCGGCGGCCAGTCCCCAGCATCCCATCTCGAGCGCGGCCTTCGCCATATCGTGCCCGCGGATGTCGCGGGCGAGGATGTCGTGGACGTTCGCGGGACCGCTCAACTCGCGTCCCACGATCCGCGGAGCAAGCCACTCGCGGATGGCGAGCCAGGCCGTGTCGACCGTCTCGGGCGTGTAGATCGGCAGCTGGAACGCGACGCACTCGGCCCACGCGCTCGCGCCGCTCTCGTCCTCGAGCTCGAGGAGCAAGATGCGGCGCGTCGACATGACACCGGAGGAGATCCGAAACGGCTCTTTGAGGGCGAGCTGGATCTCGCGAAGCGTCACACGGGCGATACGCAGCATGCGATGGACGAGATCCGGGGGGGGGAGGGCTAGCGCGCTCGCGTAACGACGGTCGGATCGTCAGGTCGCGACTGAGGCACGCCAGTTGGATCGACCATTCTGGTATACCAACCTGCGCTCGTCAAGGGCGGTCACATCGGTCTTGCTGGCGCCCTCGACGCCGTCGTACAATTCCGACGTGCCCTCACCGAAACCGCGCCGTCCCGCGCCCGCCTCGCGTTCGGCTACCGCGTCGCACCGGCCGTCCGCCGGCCGCGCCGCGGGTAAGGACGCCCCCGACAACGTGACGCGCGTCTACACCGAGCTGCGCTCCCTGATCATTTCCGGACAACTTCCCCCGGGCGCGCGCATCGCCGAGCGGGCCGTCGTCGCCCGCATGGGATTGAGCCGCACGCCCATTCGCAGCGCGCTGCACCGCTTGCAGCAGGAAGGATTGGTCGCGTCGGTGGGGCGAGCCGGCGATCAGCGGCTGATCGTCACGCCGCTCACGCGCGGCGACGGCCGCGAAGTCTTTCTCATCGTCGGCCACCTCGAGGGGCTCGCGGCGAGCGAAGCGGCGTC
This genomic window from Gemmatimonadaceae bacterium contains:
- a CDS encoding SusC/RagA family TonB-linked outer membrane protein, which produces MRALVDQCLRRRLLILASLAIATTRFVGAPVDVYAQTETGIVAGRVTDTRSGQPVAGANLQVAGTRLGAVTGDDGRYRIVGVPTGARTIIVLRLGYALNRQTVNVTAGVTVTHEVGLQQSAVALDQIVVTGTAGETERKAIGNTVSTIDASTEVLKASPPDLANLLRSRAAGVDIQPISGRIGTGPSIQIRGPSSIGLSNNPLIYIDGVRVNNATNLGPTGISGGLGAQGNPVESRMNDINPADIESIEIIKGPAAATIYGTEAANGVIQIITKKGASGRAELHTSISEGPMFFRDAEGRVPTNYDKDKAGNIVPWNGVKAMSDSGTPIFKTGLERHYSTAVVGGIDQLRYYGSLGYQNDYGIEPNNLQREFNAHLNMSTPLGTSTDVSTSLNFIDMSTHLGADVGASALLGAMAGHSLLFPAAAGFYPGFPVAVPQTLYDNATGLNRFTGSTTVNNQLTHWFTHRAVLGLDYTDQDDRAIEHFAPPALQPFLSAAAAGGRIGQTLRRTTLITADYAGTAKLDLSSFLVSSTSVGGQFNNSEANQSFLGGQGFPASGVETVSAAATAASATQAQTVNTTIGGYVQEQVAWRDRLFLVGAVRVDNNSSFGSDFKWVTYPKASASWVVSDEPFWKWSDRVNALRLRAAYGAAGRQPTAFSALQTFLPVQGPNGTNAVTPSTLGNADLRPERGTETELGFEAGLFNRLSVDFTHYNKTTQNEIVQQPVAPSSGFSGSQLVNLGKVTNNGIELEARLQAIERRNFSWEVTGNLTTIHNEIKSNITNAIASTGQYNIVGYPIGGLWTRRVVSADRDGTTNLPINVLCDGGAGKAPVACASAPFVYVGNPTPTKTFSLGNTLMFGKSLRLYALVDGRRGNTIWNQNEEIRCDGLAGAPLCRANYYPLEYSPTYLADAALSAAINGNLDAFMEDGSFVKLRELSATYFIPTRFLRVTNPSITFAARELHTWTNYRGIDPEGAAQSTTSNNGATAIDQGVIPPLTRFLVTFNFSW
- a CDS encoding amino acid permease, with the translated sequence MTATHDAGLRRTLGFTDLLLLTLGTVIGSGIFIVPGVVLKQTQGHLGVALLVWIVGGVVSFLGALTYAELGAMTPEAGGLYAYIRDAFGPLPAFLYGWASFLVIASGSVATLAVAFSAYLGQLVPLSPVGAKAASTLMIVVIAAINVRGTRHSATVENSATSIKVGALLVIGIALAVAGHAWPAPASLWPPALTTSVMSGFGAAMIGVLWAYEGWQYVTFSAGETRDPQRVFPRSIAVATFALIVLYLLANVGYVAAIGPAAASQSGHVAADATAAVFGSFSGKLLSILALVSIFSATNGLTLTAPRLYFAMARDGLFFARLARVSERFATPASAIVLLSCWSIVLALTGTFEQLLTYVVFAGWIFYGLGALAVFASRRRAPDAVRPFRTPGYPVTPLVFALAAALLVGNTLYSQTRQAAIGLVVVLLGTPVYFLWRSRSRRREGDTAPAFSS
- the menC gene encoding o-succinylbenzoate synthase, with translation MLRIARVTLREIQLALKEPFRISSGVMSTRRILLLELEDESGASAWAECVAFQLPIYTPETVDTAWLAIREWLAPRIVGRELSGPANVHDILARDIRGHDMAKAALEMGCWGLAAELEQVPLAALLGGTRDHVPTGISLGIQSSPDRLVDRAVAAVSAGYRKVKLKIQPGQDVAYVHAVRAAVGADVDLMVDANAAYSIDDASHLAALDAFNLVMLEQPFGADALLQLAELQRRMTTPICLDESIVDVTRAHDMIALGSGRIINIKPGRVGGFAASIAIHDVCRGANVPVWCGGMLESGIGRAYNVALASLPNFSLPGDLSPSARYWARDVVSPEWTMDANGMVAVPRDRPGLGVDVDVEMIESLTVRSEVVRAGDALVAV